From the genome of Candidatus Saccharimonadales bacterium, one region includes:
- a CDS encoding RNA polymerase sigma factor, with amino-acid sequence MIDENKCISAIIKGDANQYRILVERYQTGLIIHCENLLKDREDGEDVAQEAFIKAYNNLAAFSKDKARFSTWLYRIATNLCIDHLRKNKRKVHIENVEEYVDTIQLRALEQNDVVAIRQAVETLEPPLYSQIIKAYFWEGKSYKEIAELHNTSINTVGTWISRAKAQLKEKLV; translated from the coding sequence ATGATAGATGAAAATAAATGCATCTCGGCGATCATAAAAGGAGATGCTAACCAATACAGAATACTTGTTGAGCGGTATCAAACGGGTCTCATTATTCACTGCGAAAATCTTTTAAAAGATCGCGAGGATGGTGAAGATGTCGCCCAGGAGGCATTTATAAAAGCCTACAATAATCTGGCGGCATTTTCCAAGGATAAGGCTAGATTCTCAACGTGGCTGTATAGAATAGCAACGAATCTTTGTATCGATCATTTGCGCAAAAACAAGCGGAAAGTACATATTGAGAATGTGGAGGAGTATGTTGACACCATCCAGCTACGGGCGCTTGAGCAAAACGACGTCGTGGCAATCCGCCAAGCGGTCGAAACACTTGAGCCACCGCTCTATTCACAAATAATAAAGGCTTATTTTTGGGAAGGTAAAAGTTACAAAGAAATCGCTGAATTGCACAATACATCTATAAATACGGTGGGAACCTGGATAAGCCGGGCAAAAGCTCAGTTGAAGGAGAAGCTTGTATGA
- a CDS encoding cysteine hydrolase has protein sequence MAQNVPLIQHPSGIDQKIVDKVVSRRERLYAFPVLNLSKTALVVIDLDMGTGRDDEVQVASISENINSLASALRSSGGRMAWVTTPMEKATDNFRAVFGDAFADLHEANGKSGKSDTIWPELEYRTDDIRVTKRGHSAFFPGKSDLHQRLQAEGVESILIVGAVTNVCCEASARDAAELQYKVTLISDALIGWSEEQSQATFATFFRCYGDVRPSVEMVQLIKEG, from the coding sequence ATGGCTCAGAATGTGCCACTTATTCAACACCCTAGCGGGATCGACCAGAAAATAGTAGATAAAGTGGTAAGCAGAAGAGAGAGACTATACGCTTTCCCTGTTCTTAATCTCTCTAAAACGGCACTTGTCGTCATTGATCTTGATATGGGAACGGGAAGAGATGATGAGGTGCAAGTAGCGAGCATCTCTGAAAATATAAATAGCCTTGCGAGTGCACTGCGAAGTAGTGGAGGGCGGATGGCTTGGGTAACGACACCTATGGAGAAGGCAACCGATAATTTTCGGGCGGTATTTGGTGATGCGTTTGCCGACCTTCACGAGGCTAACGGAAAATCAGGCAAGTCCGATACTATTTGGCCCGAGCTGGAGTATCGGACTGATGATATTCGCGTAACAAAACGAGGTCACAGTGCGTTTTTTCCAGGAAAGTCAGATTTGCATCAACGGTTGCAAGCTGAAGGAGTCGAATCGATTTTAATCGTTGGCGCTGTAACGAATGTATGCTGCGAAGCGTCCGCTCGCGATGCTGCCGAGCTACAATACAAAGTTACCCTTATTTCTGATGCCTTGATTGGCTGGTCGGAAGAGCAGAGCCAAGCAACCTTCGCTACTTTCTTTCGCTGTTATGGAGATGTAAGGCCTAGTGTGGAAATGGTGCAGCTCATTAAAGAAGGATAA
- a CDS encoding nucleotide pyrophosphohydrolase, which translates to MSDIKSLQEKIAKFVEERDWSQFHNPKDLAISLSLEASEVLEHFQWKNHEEMAQHVKDNREDVEDELADVLYWVLLMANNLDIDVVAASERKLLKNAKKYPVVKAKGNHKKYTDL; encoded by the coding sequence ATGAGCGATATAAAAAGCTTGCAAGAAAAGATCGCCAAGTTTGTTGAGGAGCGAGATTGGAGCCAGTTCCATAACCCTAAAGATTTAGCTATATCGCTTAGTCTAGAGGCGAGTGAGGTATTGGAGCATTTCCAGTGGAAAAATCACGAAGAAATGGCACAGCATGTTAAAGATAACAGGGAAGATGTAGAAGACGAGCTTGCCGACGTGCTTTATTGGGTACTTCTCATGGCGAATAATCTGGATATAGATGTGGTCGCTGCCAGCGAGCGCAAGTTGCTCAAGAACGCCAAGAAGTATCCTGTTGTGAAGGCAAAGGGTAATCACAAGAAATATACGGATTTGTAG
- a CDS encoding right-handed parallel beta-helix repeat-containing protein, translating to MDTVHVNAKVNKVRLVSRLLVLLAVVTTIVTFGNSQPAYAASFTVTNTSNSGSGSLRQALIDANNNAGIDTITFNIPGSGPHVISPLTTYSSADGSQLGSGLDGSNAVIIDGCSQPGSDCSKFPLTLKVQIDGANLPATQNSIFNPAGINSVVKGLSITDSRSTPLYAAFSADRVTSGGRFVCLGGLTLQSNFLGIAPDGSAKGLISGIAPCVSGTLSFPSRIGGANPGQGNVIGSIANYGIATNTPIFGSGSTNDWIIEGNYFGLDPTGTQARPIGDGVGALDTAIAISGAYTDPVTQVSGVIIRNNKIANSTRGIFMYASSGVLIEDNEIVNNAVAGIYVAGAAKTTTGTGFPPNVVRTPFIIRENTITGTTGGPGIAILTTGAGFTGTPTGVTIQKNSIYGNSGPGIDLGNDGVTANGPAGVARSGANNLINYPVLTHVEQGSIRITGTYAGMPNQTYTLDFYTSESGDSSGYGPGQTWIGSTDITTDATGNAPFYVTFNTTVPGGHVVSATATNATDGTSEFSAFQVMPDTPMASPTTPSGSEGQLANTGENMVTVYSVAALLVTVGVAGILRAYSRLRV from the coding sequence GTGGATACAGTGCACGTGAATGCTAAAGTGAATAAAGTACGCTTAGTTTCTCGGTTGCTTGTTCTTCTAGCGGTAGTAACGACGATTGTTACATTTGGTAATTCTCAGCCAGCGTATGCGGCTTCTTTTACAGTGACGAACACAAGCAATAGCGGCTCAGGTTCACTCCGTCAGGCATTGATTGATGCGAACAATAACGCTGGTATTGATACGATTACCTTCAATATCCCCGGTTCTGGCCCTCATGTAATTTCACCGCTGACAACGTATTCTTCAGCCGACGGTTCTCAGCTGGGGAGTGGTCTGGACGGCTCCAACGCCGTCATTATTGACGGCTGTAGTCAACCGGGTAGTGACTGTAGTAAATTCCCGCTTACTCTAAAAGTGCAAATCGACGGTGCAAATTTGCCGGCGACACAAAACTCTATCTTCAATCCGGCAGGCATTAACTCGGTAGTAAAAGGTCTGTCGATTACTGACAGTCGCTCCACTCCACTCTATGCGGCTTTTAGCGCAGATCGTGTCACTAGCGGAGGACGCTTTGTGTGTTTAGGTGGCCTCACTTTGCAGTCAAACTTTCTTGGTATAGCGCCCGATGGCAGCGCGAAAGGACTGATCTCGGGTATCGCCCCATGTGTTTCGGGTACGCTCTCCTTTCCATCCCGTATTGGAGGTGCTAATCCTGGTCAAGGAAACGTTATTGGCAGTATTGCTAACTATGGCATTGCGACAAATACACCGATTTTTGGATCTGGGAGTACGAATGACTGGATCATTGAAGGTAACTACTTTGGCCTAGATCCTACCGGTACTCAGGCTCGGCCAATCGGTGATGGCGTAGGGGCGCTTGATACCGCAATCGCCATATCGGGGGCATATACAGATCCAGTTACTCAAGTGTCTGGGGTAATTATTCGTAATAACAAAATAGCTAACAGTACACGCGGCATTTTTATGTATGCTTCAAGTGGTGTCTTAATAGAAGACAATGAGATTGTTAATAATGCGGTTGCGGGCATCTACGTCGCTGGCGCGGCTAAAACAACGACGGGTACAGGCTTTCCGCCCAACGTCGTACGAACACCCTTTATCATTCGAGAGAATACGATTACGGGTACGACGGGTGGCCCTGGCATTGCTATTTTAACGACTGGTGCTGGTTTTACCGGAACACCAACGGGCGTTACGATACAAAAGAACAGTATTTATGGCAATAGCGGCCCGGGGATTGATCTTGGCAACGACGGTGTGACTGCCAATGGCCCGGCAGGTGTGGCGAGGAGTGGCGCGAATAATCTGATCAATTACCCGGTGCTTACGCATGTTGAGCAAGGATCAATTCGTATAACAGGTACCTACGCGGGCATGCCTAATCAAACGTATACACTCGATTTTTATACCAGTGAATCCGGTGATTCAAGCGGGTATGGCCCTGGTCAAACATGGATTGGATCAACCGACATTACGACTGACGCCACCGGTAATGCACCGTTCTATGTCACCTTTAATACTACCGTACCAGGAGGCCATGTTGTGAGCGCGACAGCTACTAATGCGACGGACGGAACTTCTGAATTTAGTGCATTCCAAGTGATGCCAGATACTCCTATGGCATCACCCACGACACCTTCAGGCTCCGAAGGTCAATTAGCTAATACGGGTGAGAATATGGTCACAGTATATAGTGTAGCCGCTCTGTTAGTCACTGTAGGTGTAGCGGGTATTCTTCGCGCCTATTCGAGACTTCGCGTATAG
- a CDS encoding prepilin-type N-terminal cleavage/methylation domain-containing protein has translation MRGGRVKGFTIVELLIVIVIIGILAAIVVASYNGVQNRARNSVRVSDIKTAQKLVEAYNAQNGSYPITTSNPVSNWKSFDVRTDDNCQNGTSQRDWIPGLSTALPQSDQAYAGGVDGINGCYLYVSNGTQYVLSAWNMASSPQTSTLYRRLGFREFQTPTSTQFYTCNSNVVGGANGSSYDITQDYYKHSYTVSNITDCNETPPPGA, from the coding sequence ATGAGGGGAGGGCGTGTTAAAGGATTTACGATCGTCGAATTGCTGATCGTCATTGTTATTATTGGTATTTTGGCGGCTATTGTTGTTGCTTCTTATAATGGTGTTCAAAATAGGGCACGAAATAGTGTTAGGGTAAGCGATATCAAGACGGCGCAAAAGCTGGTTGAGGCGTATAATGCCCAAAATGGCAGTTACCCCATAACAACCAGCAATCCTGTTAGCAACTGGAAATCATTTGATGTACGTACCGACGATAATTGTCAGAACGGTACGAGCCAGCGGGATTGGATCCCTGGCCTTTCGACGGCACTTCCCCAGAGTGATCAGGCGTATGCCGGAGGCGTTGATGGTATAAACGGTTGTTATCTATATGTAAGCAATGGCACTCAGTATGTTCTTTCCGCTTGGAATATGGCTAGTTCGCCGCAAACATCCACGCTGTATCGCCGGCTCGGGTTTCGAGAGTTTCAAACTCCTACATCCACGCAGTTTTATACATGCAATAGTAATGTGGTTGGTGGGGCAAACGGCAGTAGTTACGATATCACACAGGATTACTACAAGCATTCGTATACAGTTTCAAATATTACCGATTGTAACGAGACGCCACCTCCAGGTGCATAG
- the tilS gene encoding tRNA lysidine(34) synthetase TilS: MIQKCLVAVSGGVDSVALLDMLVKQGAYELLVAHFDHGIRQDSQGDARFVEALAKKYSLPFFTKREELGPHASEEEARGQRYSFLRHVAKEQGAIIATAHHADDIVETVAINIIRGTGWRGLAVMGAKDIIRPLSTLRKSEIYAYALENRLEWVEDDTNATDKYLRNRVRSQIARLVDDGTKQQLLELWKAQAVCRQEIEGEAIRTLSAAHHSRYFFTCIDSNVALELLRRRIYADLGVTLLTSQLERGLLAIKVALPGSIVQLGRGVELSFSRESFVALQSEKML, encoded by the coding sequence ATGATTCAAAAGTGTCTTGTTGCGGTAAGTGGTGGTGTGGACTCTGTGGCATTGCTCGATATGCTGGTAAAGCAAGGCGCATACGAACTACTGGTGGCGCATTTTGATCATGGAATAAGGCAGGACTCACAGGGAGATGCGCGATTTGTTGAGGCGCTAGCAAAAAAATACTCTCTTCCCTTCTTTACTAAGCGCGAAGAATTGGGACCGCATGCCAGTGAAGAAGAAGCGCGGGGCCAAAGGTACAGCTTTTTGCGCCATGTCGCAAAAGAGCAAGGAGCGATCATTGCTACAGCACACCACGCAGACGACATTGTGGAAACTGTGGCTATTAATATAATAAGAGGAACCGGTTGGCGTGGGCTGGCGGTGATGGGAGCAAAGGATATCATAAGACCTTTAAGTACTCTTCGAAAATCCGAGATTTACGCGTATGCTCTCGAAAATCGTCTGGAGTGGGTAGAGGACGATACAAATGCAACCGACAAATATCTTCGTAATCGTGTGCGCTCTCAAATTGCACGCCTAGTAGATGATGGTACGAAGCAGCAGCTTCTTGAACTTTGGAAAGCGCAAGCCGTATGTAGACAGGAGATTGAGGGCGAAGCAATACGAACTCTAAGTGCCGCGCATCATTCACGTTATTTTTTTACCTGTATTGATAGTAATGTGGCACTGGAGCTCCTTCGCCGCCGTATATATGCGGATCTTGGTGTTACGTTACTCACTTCGCAACTTGAACGTGGCCTTCTGGCGATCAAGGTGGCGCTGCCCGGCTCAATCGTACAGCTTGGTCGGGGGGTGGAACTTTCTTTTTCACGCGAGAGTTTTGTTGCTCTCCAAAGTGAAAAAATGCTATGA
- the ftsH gene encoding ATP-dependent zinc metalloprotease FtsH: MAKQQSPKKKFTNAVRLSMFWAILVFIALAVVAFTSPQGGLKDVPFSDVIKRANSGEISKLEIQGNDIKITPKGQQKPTEHSVKEGGSSIYEQGLKQEATEVTIVPPSEVGSTLWNVAIIIVPVLLIGAFFVFMMRQAQGQNNQAMGFGKSKAKLYGIDKEKVVFDDIAGNDSAKQDLEEVVDFLKHPKKYESLGAKIPKGVLLVGNPGTGKTMLARAVAGEANVPFFSISGSEFVEMFVGVGASRVRDLFAKAKKNAPAIVFIDEIDAVGRKRGSGMGGGHDEREQTLNQILVEMDGFETGTNVIVLAATNRADVLDPALLRPGRFDRRTNIMLPERKDREAILKVHFRNKPVDGTVNIDALAAKTAGSSGADLANIANEAAIIAARRNSKKISNVDLTEAFEKVAIGPERKTKIMSEKEKQLTAYHEAGHAIVGHVLPDSDPVHKVTIIPRGGTGGVTWFLPPEDKSYTSVVEFKDILARALGGRIAEKIIYGDDHITTGAGSDLRKATEIARDMVIEQGMGTKLRDQVFHEDNGGMVFDRITHERPYSDETAKEIDKEVETLIKEAAKRAEAVLKHNRPSLDHLANALLEEETIEEEGVKKLLAHTVLPPEAKLY, encoded by the coding sequence ATGGCAAAACAGCAGTCTCCAAAGAAAAAGTTTACAAATGCCGTACGACTGAGCATGTTCTGGGCAATCCTAGTGTTCATCGCACTCGCCGTCGTCGCATTTACCTCTCCACAAGGAGGATTGAAGGACGTTCCGTTCTCGGACGTTATTAAGCGTGCTAACAGCGGCGAAATTTCCAAGCTCGAAATTCAGGGCAACGATATTAAAATCACACCGAAAGGCCAGCAGAAACCGACCGAACATTCAGTGAAAGAAGGTGGCAGCAGTATTTACGAGCAAGGTCTAAAACAAGAAGCTACCGAAGTCACCATCGTCCCGCCATCTGAAGTAGGCTCAACACTATGGAATGTGGCAATTATTATTGTGCCAGTGCTTCTAATTGGTGCCTTCTTTGTGTTCATGATGCGTCAGGCTCAGGGCCAAAACAACCAAGCGATGGGCTTTGGTAAGTCGAAGGCAAAGCTGTACGGTATCGATAAAGAAAAAGTTGTTTTTGATGACATTGCGGGTAATGACTCGGCTAAGCAAGACCTTGAGGAAGTCGTAGATTTCTTGAAACATCCTAAAAAATACGAAAGCCTCGGTGCCAAAATTCCAAAAGGTGTACTGCTGGTAGGTAATCCGGGTACTGGTAAAACGATGCTCGCCCGTGCCGTTGCGGGTGAAGCTAACGTACCATTCTTCTCGATATCAGGTTCAGAATTCGTAGAAATGTTCGTGGGTGTCGGTGCAAGCCGTGTGCGCGACCTCTTTGCTAAGGCAAAAAAGAATGCTCCGGCGATTGTGTTTATCGACGAGATTGATGCCGTGGGTCGTAAACGCGGGAGCGGTATGGGGGGCGGTCACGATGAACGTGAGCAGACATTGAACCAGATTCTGGTAGAAATGGACGGATTTGAGACCGGTACGAATGTGATTGTTCTCGCAGCGACCAATCGTGCCGACGTGCTTGACCCCGCTCTTCTCCGACCTGGCCGCTTTGATCGTCGCACGAATATCATGCTTCCTGAGCGTAAAGATCGTGAAGCGATTCTTAAAGTTCACTTCCGCAATAAGCCTGTGGACGGAACGGTCAATATCGATGCGCTCGCAGCCAAGACAGCCGGTTCATCTGGTGCAGACCTGGCAAATATTGCCAACGAGGCAGCTATTATCGCTGCTCGTCGTAATAGCAAGAAGATCAGTAACGTCGATTTGACAGAAGCATTTGAAAAAGTTGCCATTGGTCCTGAGCGCAAGACCAAAATAATGAGCGAAAAGGAAAAACAACTCACTGCATACCACGAAGCTGGCCATGCGATCGTTGGTCATGTACTGCCCGATTCGGATCCTGTTCATAAGGTGACGATTATTCCTCGCGGCGGTACGGGTGGCGTGACGTGGTTCCTTCCACCGGAAGATAAAAGCTACACGAGCGTGGTTGAGTTTAAGGATATTCTGGCGCGTGCATTAGGCGGCCGTATTGCCGAAAAAATCATCTATGGCGATGATCATATTACAACCGGCGCCGGCTCCGACTTGCGCAAGGCAACTGAAATTGCACGCGATATGGTCATCGAACAAGGAATGGGTACCAAGCTTCGCGATCAGGTCTTCCACGAAGACAATGGCGGCATGGTGTTTGACCGCATTACTCATGAGCGACCATACAGCGACGAAACCGCTAAGGAAATCGATAAAGAAGTCGAAACGCTTATTAAGGAAGCTGCTAAACGTGCTGAGGCCGTTCTAAAGCATAACCGTCCAAGCCTCGATCACCTTGCTAATGCACTTCTTGAAGAAGAAACGATTGAAGAAGAAGGCGTCAAGAAACTTTTAGCTCATACTGTTTTGCCACCGGAGGCAAAGCTATACTAG
- the murJ gene encoding murein biosynthesis integral membrane protein MurJ — protein sequence MGKVRSAVARANIKLTIQLAAVLLAGSTLLSSALGLFRDRLLNGAYLDTYPVGIDAYTVAFTIPDFMFFILVSGALSVTFIPVFNQRLATGNKKSAWELSASMINFMALATLIASVLIIIFAEQLVRYVVGPGLDESGRSLAISMMRVIAINPFLFAIATVIASMQQAIGRFTFYALAPTIYNIGIIIGTLFFTNGINIFGWQIFDGGIMGVALGVVLGSILQLLVSSIGLMGLGFDYQFKIFWKNKGFRQVLRLLPPRSLDQGADYLNSLVETNLASRMAAGTVRSYQQATALHLVPINLIGVAISTAAFPKMTERLSQGRPDLFKTELQAILRVIIWLALPVAIVAFFCRGYLVNFIKNGGDTLMAGLLGALVVAILFRSIYHIAARSFYAQQDTKTPLYISIFSIGLNIFLAVWFTTSLSMGAYGLAWAQSIVAAVEVAILFVIMSWRIKGLFNGAFIHAVARMTGATAMMGVVTYITVQLFQLGVNDQSFLATFPKFMVIVIVSLGSYVFFSRLLKLREAEPVIAKVRSLFFGRVRSK from the coding sequence ATGGGCAAAGTACGAAGTGCCGTCGCAAGAGCCAATATAAAGCTTACGATCCAGCTTGCCGCTGTACTATTGGCTGGATCAACGCTTCTTTCGAGTGCGCTCGGGTTGTTTCGTGACCGTCTTTTAAACGGTGCTTACCTCGATACATATCCTGTAGGGATCGACGCATATACGGTCGCGTTTACGATCCCCGATTTTATGTTCTTTATTCTTGTTTCGGGCGCGCTGAGCGTGACATTCATCCCTGTCTTTAATCAGCGCCTCGCAACAGGGAACAAAAAGTCTGCCTGGGAACTCAGCGCAAGTATGATCAATTTTATGGCGCTCGCCACGCTTATCGCCAGTGTATTAATTATTATTTTTGCTGAGCAACTTGTTCGCTATGTAGTTGGGCCGGGGCTTGATGAATCCGGACGGAGTCTGGCCATAAGCATGATGCGTGTCATTGCGATCAACCCCTTTCTGTTTGCGATTGCGACGGTTATTGCTAGTATGCAGCAGGCAATCGGGCGCTTCACCTTTTATGCCCTGGCGCCCACGATCTATAACATCGGTATTATCATTGGTACCCTGTTTTTCACGAATGGCATAAATATTTTTGGCTGGCAGATTTTTGACGGTGGAATCATGGGTGTGGCATTGGGCGTCGTGCTTGGATCGATTCTTCAGCTGCTTGTAAGTTCCATTGGACTTATGGGGCTGGGCTTTGATTATCAATTTAAGATATTTTGGAAAAACAAGGGCTTTCGCCAGGTGCTCCGCTTGTTGCCGCCACGCTCGTTAGACCAAGGGGCCGACTATCTGAATAGTCTGGTCGAAACAAACTTGGCCTCACGCATGGCTGCGGGTACGGTACGTTCATATCAGCAGGCGACCGCTCTTCATTTGGTGCCGATCAATCTTATCGGTGTGGCTATTAGTACGGCGGCATTTCCTAAAATGACCGAGCGACTGAGCCAAGGGCGACCAGACCTATTTAAGACTGAACTTCAGGCAATCCTGCGCGTAATTATTTGGTTGGCGTTGCCGGTGGCAATAGTCGCTTTCTTTTGCCGGGGATACCTTGTAAATTTCATCAAAAACGGTGGAGATACGCTTATGGCGGGGTTACTTGGTGCACTTGTCGTGGCCATTTTGTTCCGTTCGATCTATCATATCGCCGCTCGTAGTTTTTATGCCCAGCAAGATACGAAAACTCCACTCTATATCTCAATATTCTCTATCGGTCTCAATATTTTCTTAGCTGTATGGTTTACGACGTCGCTTTCTATGGGGGCGTATGGACTGGCTTGGGCGCAATCGATCGTGGCCGCGGTGGAGGTGGCGATTCTATTTGTGATTATGTCATGGCGCATCAAGGGACTATTTAATGGCGCATTCATACATGCCGTTGCCCGGATGACTGGTGCGACAGCAATGATGGGGGTTGTGACGTACATTACTGTGCAGCTCTTTCAATTGGGTGTGAACGATCAGAGCTTCCTTGCGACCTTCCCTAAGTTTATGGTGATTGTGATTGTGAGCCTCGGCTCGTACGTATTCTTTAGTCGTTTGCTTAAGTTACGTGAAGCCGAGCCGGTAATTGCAAAAGTGCGGTCACTTTTCTTTGGAAGGGTACGCTCCAAGTAG
- the lepA gene encoding translation elongation factor 4, translating to MTQINIRNFCIIAHIDHGKSTLADRMMEITGTVEKRDMKSQLLDSMDLEREKGITIKLAPVRMDYKGHELNLIDTPGHVDFSYEVSRSLEACEGAILVVDASQGIQAQTLANVYLALAADLTIIPVLNKIDLPAADVPRVSEEIVNLLGCSEDDILKISAKTGDGVSEVLDAVIDRLAPPQGIEEAPTRALIFDSYYDDYRGVILYVRVVDGEIPKNAHIHMLATNAKGLALEVGALKPKMTPSDALRTGDIGYIVTNLKSTREAKVGDTVSLVIHGVDSPSGDIVPLPGYQNVKPFVYAGFFPESNEYYQELKDAVEKLSLSDSALQFTPENSPVLGFGVRIGFLGLLHMEIVRERLEREYSLRLIVTNPSTDYQVILSTGDELDIKSASELPDMAKVAEIKEPWIKGEIVVPREFIGPVVQLIVARRGLQRNISYLDDRLALITFDAPLANVLTNFYDQLKSSTSGYGSFNYELTGYEVHDLVRLDFYVAGEMVDALSLIVHRTEAPSVGREVVGKLKEVIPRQQFPVPLQAAIGGKFIAREDISAYRKDVTGYLYGGDVSRKKKLLAKQKRGKARMKRFGKVDIPAEAFTVLLKQ from the coding sequence ATGACTCAAATCAATATTAGAAATTTTTGCATCATCGCCCATATCGATCACGGAAAATCGACTCTTGCTGACCGCATGATGGAGATAACCGGTACGGTTGAGAAACGCGATATGAAATCCCAACTACTTGATAGCATGGATTTGGAGCGCGAAAAGGGAATCACGATCAAGCTTGCCCCTGTTCGCATGGACTACAAAGGTCACGAACTCAATCTTATTGATACACCGGGGCACGTTGACTTTAGCTATGAAGTATCTCGAAGTCTTGAAGCCTGTGAGGGTGCAATTTTAGTAGTCGATGCCAGCCAGGGAATCCAGGCGCAAACACTGGCGAATGTATACTTGGCGCTAGCCGCAGATCTAACAATCATCCCTGTCCTTAATAAAATCGACCTCCCAGCGGCCGATGTTCCACGGGTATCCGAAGAAATCGTTAATCTCCTTGGATGTAGTGAGGATGATATCTTGAAAATCAGTGCCAAAACAGGTGACGGCGTATCCGAAGTACTCGATGCAGTGATCGATCGGCTAGCTCCTCCGCAAGGTATCGAAGAAGCGCCTACACGTGCTCTCATTTTTGATAGCTACTATGATGATTATCGCGGCGTCATCCTCTATGTGCGCGTGGTTGATGGCGAAATCCCTAAAAACGCACATATTCATATGCTGGCAACCAATGCGAAAGGGCTGGCGCTTGAAGTTGGAGCGCTGAAGCCAAAGATGACACCATCGGACGCTTTGAGGACGGGCGACATAGGCTATATCGTAACAAATCTCAAGTCGACTCGAGAGGCAAAGGTGGGAGATACTGTGAGTCTAGTTATCCATGGTGTGGACTCTCCTTCTGGTGATATTGTACCACTTCCGGGCTATCAAAACGTTAAGCCATTCGTATATGCTGGCTTTTTCCCTGAAAGCAACGAGTATTACCAAGAGTTAAAAGATGCAGTAGAAAAGTTGAGCCTCAGCGATAGCGCGTTGCAGTTTACTCCTGAAAATTCACCCGTTCTAGGGTTTGGCGTACGAATCGGCTTCCTCGGACTTCTTCATATGGAAATTGTTCGAGAGCGACTTGAAAGAGAGTATAGCCTGCGCCTCATTGTTACGAACCCAAGTACAGACTACCAGGTTATCTTGAGCACGGGTGACGAGCTCGATATTAAAAGTGCCTCAGAGCTCCCCGACATGGCAAAAGTAGCTGAAATCAAAGAGCCATGGATAAAAGGCGAGATTGTCGTACCCCGAGAGTTTATTGGTCCGGTGGTGCAGCTTATAGTTGCTCGCCGCGGTTTGCAGCGCAATATCAGCTACCTTGATGACCGCTTGGCACTCATTACTTTTGATGCTCCGCTTGCCAATGTACTGACAAATTTTTATGATCAATTGAAGAGCTCAACCAGCGGTTACGGGAGCTTTAACTACGAACTTACCGGCTATGAAGTTCATGATTTGGTCCGGCTTGATTTTTACGTGGCAGGTGAGATGGTAGATGCACTTTCGCTTATTGTGCACCGTACAGAAGCGCCAAGTGTAGGAAGAGAAGTAGTGGGGAAGTTAAAAGAGGTGATTCCGAGACAGCAATTCCCGGTTCCCCTTCAGGCTGCGATCGGTGGTAAATTTATTGCCCGCGAAGATATCAGTGCATATCGCAAAGATGTTACTGGCTATCTGTATGGCGGTGACGTCAGCCGCAAAAAGAAGTTGCTGGCCAAGCAAAAGCGTGGTAAGGCACGTATGAAACGATTTGGTAAAGTTGATATCCCTGCCGAAGCGTTTACGGTCCTCCTCAAGCAATAG
- the tatA gene encoding twin-arginine translocase TatA/TatE family subunit, with product MGYQHFGEILGLGTPELIVILVILLLLFGGSKLPQLAKSIGSSVKEIRKGVQDDAKDTGTQNSQAKSNEKA from the coding sequence ATGGGGTATCAACATTTTGGAGAAATCTTGGGCTTAGGAACACCGGAATTAATCGTTATTCTGGTTATTTTGCTACTGTTGTTTGGTGGTAGTAAACTTCCTCAGCTTGCAAAAAGTATTGGGTCATCGGTGAAAGAAATACGCAAAGGTGTACAAGACGATGCAAAAGACACTGGGACACAAAACAGCCAAGCAAAGAGCAACGAAAAGGCATAA